The following nucleotide sequence is from Vibrio sp. SCSIO 43136.
GTCTGATAAGTCGGGAGATATCTTCCCTGACCAGTTTATCCCCTTAATTTTAGATTCAGGCAACAGCTGGTTGTTTACTCAACAAATGGTTGGAAAGGCACTGGAAGAACTTTCAAATATAGACAATATTCCTTCCCACTTCAAAGTCACATTCAATATTTTTCCTTCTGATATCAGTAGTGGTGACATTTCCGAATTGATCGATATAAAAGGAATGCAGGAATTTCCGGGTAAGGTGGTGTTGGAAGTGATTGAAAACGAGTCATTTTCATACGAGGCGGCTCAGCAACAGATTAAAAAATTGAAACGTCAGGGCTTTATGATAGCGATTGATGATTTTGGAACTGGATATGCGAACTTAAGTCAGTTGGAGGCTTTGGCAGCAGATTATTTGAAAATAGACAAAAGCTTTGTCTATGATGTTGATGTGAACTCTATTAAATCATTGCTGATACCACATATCGTAAAGATAGCGAAAGAAATCGATATGAGGGTGATAGCTGAGGGTGTTGAGAGTCGCTCACAACACTTGGCACTCTTTGAAATGGGTGTAGAGCAAGGACAGGGATGGACATTTGGTAAGCCTGTACCTCTTAATGAGTTATCACATTGTTTTAACTGATGATCGATGTTCTAAAGGAACAGGTATAAATACGAGCCGATAAGTTTGTTGTCCACGGCTAGAGCTTATGCTCTTCATCCAACACAAGCAAATCAAAAAGGACCATAATGACGGTAAACGCTGTGCGTAAGGCGATAGCGAAAACCAAGTCTGATGGAGAGTCTATTTGTGTCAATCATCATGTCACAATCAATTTTCACCCCAAATATGGGGCACTGAATTTTCGAAACTATGACGTTGGGGCGGCACCTCGCTTTGGTTCTTCATATTTTAAGTTAAAACCTCATACACTTGAGAGAACAACGTTTTGTTATCCAGACAGTTACTTTGAACTACAGGACTTTGCTGTTTCAAATCGTCTAGAATCGTTAATAAGCAAAGCTAAATCCTCACGTCCGGACTTGTTAGATGATTGCATTGAAGCCCATATCCACGGAGTTATATCTATACGAGATGACATTGAGAGTGTCGTGTTAGATCCCATATATAAAGGCAGCGAAATTCACGAGCAAGCTTTAGAGTTGGGGATTACTTTGGAGTGGTACTGCGGTTTTGAATTACCAGTAGAAGAAATGAGCCGTTACCCAGACTATCGAGGTCAGTCATTTGTTGATTTGGCTAGAGAGCTTGCACCCAATGGTATACTAAATGTCAAGTTACTAGGGTTAGCTTCAACTGAGCATGGCTATAAAGAACAAGATATCAAAAAATCCGGCACTACTTGGCTAGATTTGGCCGAAAGCGATAGTTTTCTTCTTTCTATATAAATTAGCTTTTCGCATTAGTTTAATTTGGCAAAAAGTGCCGTTGTAAAGTTTTAGCACTAATACGTTTTTGTCCAAAAACGTGTTAGCACCTTTCTCAACAAACGCGTCTTTGCCCAAAACACATTTCAATCAAGTCATGCCTAATTTTCAAAGCACTGTGAGAAAATCCTCAATCTACTCAATTAACCCAATACTTATGCAGTTGGTTACTTAACTTTCAGCCTATTCTTATTATCTCGGTTAGCCAGAACATGCGCTTGATCATCAATCTCACCCACAGATTTAGCTAAGCGGTCATACAAGACAACATTGATGGTGGCGGCAAGGTTCATACAGCCATTGGTTGGTATATACACCACGTGATCGGCTTTATCGACAACCTCTTGAGGTAATGAACTATCTTCAGGGCCGAGTATATAAATGGCATTTTTCGGGTGTTCGAAATGTGGCAATGACGTAGCGCCTACAACTAATTCCACACACACAACCTCTACATCGGATGGCAATTCTGCAGTGAGATCTTCCATCTCAACCAGTCCAATACGTTGATGCATTTTCTTGGTATCCGCTTGCAGTGCAACGGCACGGTTATAGCGGTTGCCGTTGTAGCGTACTTGAGTAGCACCGTAGCAGCCAGCTGCACGCATGACAGCTCCAACGTTAGTAGGGTTTTTAGGGTTATGAAGCCCAATGGCGACGGTTGCTTGCGTTGTCATTACTTAAAAATACCTATGTTGAAATAAAAATAGAGCCTAAAGCTGATAGGGCGGTAGATTATGGACTTATCACGACAGAGATGCCACTACTAGATAATTGGAGGCATTCATAACTCGTGTTTGTCCTGCAATGAATTACCTCACAAAGTGTATAGACTGTGAGAACTGATCACGCTCAGCCTCCTATTGCGTAATATCACCTTTCCCCCTTTCCCCCTTTCCCCCTTTCCCCCTTTCCCCCTTTCCCCAAGATAATTATTAGTTTAAATTATCAAAAATATAATTTTTAATAATTTAAATTTATTAATCAACAACCCTATACTTCTCCACATCGAAACGAAACAGCACAACAAAATCATCGTTAGGAGCAGAATTATGAAAATGAATCACGTAGGTATTATGGTTGGTGACATGGACAAAGCGGTTGAGTTTTACACTCAAGCTCTGGGTCTAAGAATTGTAATGAACAACACACCAGTTATCGAAGAGCGCGAATCAGCGATCGGTCGCATGTGTATCGCTGTATTTGGTGAAGGCTTTAAAGGGTTTAACATCGCTCACCTAGTGACTACTGACGGTATTGGTGTTGAACTGTTTGAAATGAAAGAGCGTCAAGAGCGCCACGAAGTCGACTTTTCTCGTCTAGGTATCTTCCACTTCTGTCTGCAAACAGATGACTTTGAAGGTGTGATGGAAAAAGTAGAAAAATTTGGTGGCAAGGTACGCATGGATGTTCACCGTTACCACCCAGAAGACGACAGCAAGCCTGCAAAAATGGTGTACCTAGAAGACCCGTTTGGCAACCTATTTGAGCTGTACTCTCACACTTACGAAGAGACTTACGCTTCAGATTACGAATAATGGAAAAGGGTGGCTGTAATGCCACCCTTTTTACGTTTGTGAACTCGCAAACAATGCTTAGTCGTCCATAGATATCACCATCGACTGAGAGAAATTTAACGCAATCTTTAGATCAGATTGCCAAAACTCATCACCAAACTCTAGGTGTACTTGCTTCGTCTCAACATCAAAGTACCAACAAGTTTTCGATTGCTGATCAGCATACGCTGCTTGCTCTATCACTTTATCATTCACCACAACTTGCCTTGGACACACGCCGTCTACCATTAGTATCAATTCAACATGCGCATACTCTGGGCGATATTCACCAGCGTGTACGATACTCATTTGGGTGGATTCTGAACCCGTTTGCCAAACAATTTGGCTTTCAAGAGACTCACCCAAGACATAATCCATGCTCTTGCCATCATCATCATAGAAACTGGCTTGACCTGACTGCCAGACCGCGAGAGTCATTTGTAGTTTATCTGCTACTGGCTCTAGGAAAATACCACTACCTGCTCGAAGGTATAACGGACTGTAGTCCCATTGAATATCAAGGGTATGGCACTGCCCACCAATCAATCGCTCACCGCTATACCAGTCAATCCACACACCTTGAGGGAAGTAGACCTCCATTTGCGCAACCTCTGGCTCTGTCACTGCAACACAGAACAGCGAGTCACCAAGCATGAAAGTGGTATCAACCTCTCGGCTATTTACATCTTGAACATCAAAGAAACTCAATGGCACAACCATGGGTTTTCCTTGGGTCGCCACTTGATGTGCGATGCTATACAAGGTTGGCAATAGTTGACGTCGCAGCTGCATCGCTTGACGTACCTGAGGCAAAATACTTGGATAGATCCAAGGTTCAGTTACAGTATTGTCACTGTTGACTGAGTGGATGCAGAAACGTGGATGAAACACGCCATTTTGAATCCAGCGCAGCAAAAGCTCAGGCGACGGCGCATCACCGGTAAAGCCTCCGATATCCATGCCGTTAAAAGCCACGCCAGACCAACTCATGCCTAGCATAGTAGCAATGTTGTAGCGAAAGCACTTCCAACTGCTGTCATTGTCTCCTGACCAAGTTTGCGCATAACGTTGAATGCCCGCAAATCCCGCTCTGCTGAGGATAAAAGGGCGAGGCTGCCCTTTAACTAATGGCAGATCTTCTTGTAACACGGCATCGTAAGCGGTTTTAGCCATCAAATTACTAAGCACAGGTTTCAGAGCATCGGCGTGCTGCTCGTTTCCATCCCCAAAACATATCGCATCGCCATCCATCTCAAACTCGTTGTTATCGTTCCAGATAGACAATACCCCTTTATCAATCAACGCAGAGTGAAGGTACTTGCTCCATAGGGCTCTAGCGTCGGGGTTGGTAAAATCAACGAACGATGCATCTCCTCCCCAAAAACGCTCAACTTTAGAGTGCCTACCATCAGGGGTTCGAATAAAAGCCCCCGCTTGGTCGAACTCATTCCATAATGGATGGGTCGTCAGCAGACCAGGTTTGACATTCGGTGACAACACCATGCCTTTATGTGCCATTTGGGCGACAAAGTTATCTGGGTTTGGAAACGAGGCTTGGTTCCATTGAAATGTGTATCGCTTACCATCTTCACCTTTGGTGTAGCCAGAAGATAGGTGAAAACCACTTAGCGGAATCGACTGCTTTTGGCACTCATCTACAAACCCAAGCACAGCATTGTCTGCGCCCTGCTCAAGCTCGGTGTAATACATGGTCGACCCCAAATATCCTAGCGAGGCTTTGGTTGGCAGGGCAGAAAAACCCGTGATATCTAGATAACGATTCATGAGTTGCTGGGGCGTTTTCCCAAGCATCAACACATAATCAAGCTGGCCACCATCGACACAATAACTGGCATAAGCCCCCCAATATCCACTGCGTTCACTGCCAATATCAAATTCACAGTTATGGGCGTTGTGGTAATACAGGCCAATCAGGTGATCATCGCTTGGACGGTAGCGAACCAAAAAAGGGATGTGTTTGTATAGTGGATCACTGCACTCAGCATCATAGCCAACCGCATCGACATTATTCATTCGAAAGCGGCGACTGCTGCGTTCCAATCGGCCAGTTTTCTCACCTAGACCGTAATAGCAGTCTTGGTCTTCACGCTGATGGTAGTGCCAGCGTCTTGAGTTATTGTCTTCAAGGTAGGCTCGTCTTGGCAAATCTTGATAAATGACTTGGTCTAGGTGTGAAATTTCAAGATAGAAAGGTGACTGATGAATAATGAGTTGATAGTCGCCAAATCCCAGTTCAACGACTTGGGGATCTGATCCTAATTGAGATACTACTGCTGACCACGCAGTGATAACAGATGACAAATAGTCAGTCTCAGCTTGCGGAGCAAAGTAATCTAGGCGCTGTTCGTCACCAAATCGCAGCGACACCCGTAAAGTGCCTTCTCGCAGGGGTGATACTCTCATCTCTCCAATATCCAGTCTCAGCAACAAACCTTGAGAGTCAATGGATATTCGTTCAATACGGTCTGGGCGCTTCATAGCAAATCCTTTGTTTACAATGATTAACCCATCCTACATTGGAAGCCAGTAGAGGATAATGGCGTAAAAATGAATTCACTATTCGGTGGTAAGGACACATTGAAGAGTAGTATACGGTAGGCAGCCAAATAAGCTGGAGAATTGCCCTCAAAAAGTCAACTCGCCATATTAAAAAGGACTGATCGTTTCCAGTCCTTTTCGTATATCCCAAACTAAGAGCGAGTGCGCTTTGCTATCAAGGTGAACTTATAGTCACTCGACTTAAATAAGTTTCGGCTGTACTCGAACACAGTGTCATCGGCCAAGTAGCCTCGGGTGCGTTTTTCAATGATAGGTACCGCTGGGTCAATATCGAGCAGTTCGGCGATATCTTGCGGTGGTAGCACTGGGATGATCTCTTGTTCACTGCGGTCAATCACCATGCCTTTTTGCTTCTCGATAAATTCGTACTTAGAACCCTGCATCACTTGATACGTCAGGTCAGGGAACATATCGGTTGGCATCCAAGTCTCTTCAACCGTGATTGGATTTTCATCAAGAAATCGTACTCGCTTCACATAGAAGATTTTGTCACCTTCCGAGATATCAAGATGCTCCGCCATGGTGAGCGATGCTGTTTGGATTTCAAATGCCAGAACGTCGCTATGAGTCACTCCATCAAGGTGAGCCCATTTCTCCGCAAAGCTACTTTGACGATAGATATCGTAGTTAACCTTGTTCTCTTTTACGTAAGTGCCACTGCCTTGAATGCTCTCTAGCTCTTCATTCTCGATCAGAAGTTTAAGAGCTTGACGAACAGTCACTCGGCTTACCGAGAACTCTTCTCGCAACTGTGCCTCGGTTGGCAGTGCTTCGCCCACCTTGTAAACACCAGTGCTAATTTGTTCGCGAATAGCATCAGCGATTTTGCGATACAGGGGTAATCTTGCCATAAAGCCCTCAAGACAATACAAATGTTGATGGTGAGAAAACCATCAAGTCTAGCTAATTACTTGGCAACTGCTGTCTTTATGGTGTTCGTACTCACTATGATATGTATTACAACAGCAATTACAAGTCGGACAGTTAATACAAATCACATAATACATATACAGTGCAACTAAATGGGTTACAAATCCTTCAAACAAAAAAGGCTCTAGGTGAGGTCACCTAGAGCCAAGCTCCTTATAAAACCTTAGCGGATTAGCATCCTGTTTCTATTAGGCTTTTGCCAACTTTTTACTACCGCTGCCCATCACTTTAAGGCCAATTGTGATTGCCATTGAAACGCCAACACCAATTAGGAAGTAAGCTAACCATGCTGCTGGGTCACCAATCACTGGCAACATGAATACTGCGCCACCTGCAACGGTACCAATTGTGATTTTTGAAGACAGTATCAAAGCTGCTGCCACACCACCACCAATCATGTGTGCTGGGATGATGCGCATTGGATCTTTAACTGCGTAAGGAATCGCACCTTCAGTAATACCACAGAAACCTAAGATAGCGGTTGAAGGGCCGGCCAAACGGTCTTCTTCATCAAAGAAGCGCTTAAAGACCACCGACATAATGCCAAGCGACATACCCGGAATACATTTTGCCGCAGTAAAGGCTGCGTAGAAGATAGACGCATCGCCAGCAAAATCACCACTCGTACCAACACCGATACAGAACAGGTAGGCTGCTTTGTTTACTGGACCACCCATATCGAAACACGCCATCGCACCAAGGATAAAGCCAAGGATCAATAGGTTACTTGTACCCATTGAGGTCAGCCAATCAACCAAGCTGCTATTCAACATAGCGAAGAACTTACCTGGACCTGCGTACATGAAGATAAGTGTCGCAATACCTGCCAATAGTGGGGTAATGATGATCATCTTCACTGACTCTAGCACTTGAGGTACTTTTATCTGACGAACCAGCATAACAAACAAGGCTGCTGCGGCACCGGCAACCAAACCACCAAGGAAGCCACCAGTAACGACAGAGATCTTACCAAAACCACCACCAACAGCGACGAAACCACCTACAAATCCAGGGGCTAGGCCAGGTTTACCTACCATGCCGTAAGCGGTAAATGCCGCTAGCACACAGATCAGCAATGGGTTAAATGCTTTAAGCGTACTGTAATAAAGGAAGTGGATAATGCCTTGGAATGAAGATTCAAACTGCGCTTTCAACTCAGGTTGGGCAATGGCAGCGTAGACTTCTTTCTTAATCGCACCGATTTCACTGTTGGCGAGGCCCTCAGCAGCATTGACGATGCCTAGATCTGCATAGGTTTTGCCTGTGTATTCTACAAGTATCGCTTCATCATAAAGGTGGGTGTAATCGTAGC
It contains:
- a CDS encoding DUF3626 domain-containing protein, with product MTVNAVRKAIAKTKSDGESICVNHHVTINFHPKYGALNFRNYDVGAAPRFGSSYFKLKPHTLERTTFCYPDSYFELQDFAVSNRLESLISKAKSSRPDLLDDCIEAHIHGVISIRDDIESVVLDPIYKGSEIHEQALELGITLEWYCGFELPVEEMSRYPDYRGQSFVDLARELAPNGILNVKLLGLASTEHGYKEQDIKKSGTTWLDLAESDSFLLSI
- a CDS encoding TIM-barrel domain-containing protein, with translation MKRPDRIERISIDSQGLLLRLDIGEMRVSPLREGTLRVSLRFGDEQRLDYFAPQAETDYLSSVITAWSAVVSQLGSDPQVVELGFGDYQLIIHQSPFYLEISHLDQVIYQDLPRRAYLEDNNSRRWHYHQREDQDCYYGLGEKTGRLERSSRRFRMNNVDAVGYDAECSDPLYKHIPFLVRYRPSDDHLIGLYYHNAHNCEFDIGSERSGYWGAYASYCVDGGQLDYVLMLGKTPQQLMNRYLDITGFSALPTKASLGYLGSTMYYTELEQGADNAVLGFVDECQKQSIPLSGFHLSSGYTKGEDGKRYTFQWNQASFPNPDNFVAQMAHKGMVLSPNVKPGLLTTHPLWNEFDQAGAFIRTPDGRHSKVERFWGGDASFVDFTNPDARALWSKYLHSALIDKGVLSIWNDNNEFEMDGDAICFGDGNEQHADALKPVLSNLMAKTAYDAVLQEDLPLVKGQPRPFILSRAGFAGIQRYAQTWSGDNDSSWKCFRYNIATMLGMSWSGVAFNGMDIGGFTGDAPSPELLLRWIQNGVFHPRFCIHSVNSDNTVTEPWIYPSILPQVRQAMQLRRQLLPTLYSIAHQVATQGKPMVVPLSFFDVQDVNSREVDTTFMLGDSLFCVAVTEPEVAQMEVYFPQGVWIDWYSGERLIGGQCHTLDIQWDYSPLYLRAGSGIFLEPVADKLQMTLAVWQSGQASFYDDDGKSMDYVLGESLESQIVWQTGSESTQMSIVHAGEYRPEYAHVELILMVDGVCPRQVVVNDKVIEQAAYADQQSKTCWYFDVETKQVHLEFGDEFWQSDLKIALNFSQSMVISMDD
- a CDS encoding fructose-specific PTS transporter subunit EIIC; the encoded protein is MKILAITACTAGVAHTYMAAKNLEKKAAARGWQIKVEKQGANGLDGKLTAQDVAEADGIIFATDVGVIEAERFDGLLSVQGKVKDGIKNADDMLDALEQKVKAGGSSAKAAPAANQFTQAEESNDNMIVSFLKLWYKGALSGVSHIIPLVIIGGLCVGLLNLFFGYDYTHLYDEAILVEYTGKTYADLGIVNAAEGLANSEIGAIKKEVYAAIAQPELKAQFESSFQGIIHFLYYSTLKAFNPLLICVLAAFTAYGMVGKPGLAPGFVGGFVAVGGGFGKISVVTGGFLGGLVAGAAAALFVMLVRQIKVPQVLESVKMIIITPLLAGIATLIFMYAGPGKFFAMLNSSLVDWLTSMGTSNLLILGFILGAMACFDMGGPVNKAAYLFCIGVGTSGDFAGDASIFYAAFTAAKCIPGMSLGIMSVVFKRFFDEEDRLAGPSTAILGFCGITEGAIPYAVKDPMRIIPAHMIGGGVAAALILSSKITIGTVAGGAVFMLPVIGDPAAWLAYFLIGVGVSMAITIGLKVMGSGSKKLAKA
- a CDS encoding VOC family protein, giving the protein MKMNHVGIMVGDMDKAVEFYTQALGLRIVMNNTPVIEERESAIGRMCIAVFGEGFKGFNIAHLVTTDGIGVELFEMKERQERHEVDFSRLGIFHFCLQTDDFEGVMEKVEKFGGKVRMDVHRYHPEDDSKPAKMVYLEDPFGNLFELYSHTYEETYASDYE
- a CDS encoding GntR family transcriptional regulator translates to MARLPLYRKIADAIREQISTGVYKVGEALPTEAQLREEFSVSRVTVRQALKLLIENEELESIQGSGTYVKENKVNYDIYRQSSFAEKWAHLDGVTHSDVLAFEIQTASLTMAEHLDISEGDKIFYVKRVRFLDENPITVEETWMPTDMFPDLTYQVMQGSKYEFIEKQKGMVIDRSEQEIIPVLPPQDIAELLDIDPAVPIIEKRTRGYLADDTVFEYSRNLFKSSDYKFTLIAKRTRS
- a CDS encoding RNA methyltransferase; the protein is MTTQATVAIGLHNPKNPTNVGAVMRAAGCYGATQVRYNGNRYNRAVALQADTKKMHQRIGLVEMEDLTAELPSDVEVVCVELVVGATSLPHFEHPKNAIYILGPEDSSLPQEVVDKADHVVYIPTNGCMNLAATINVVLYDRLAKSVGEIDDQAHVLANRDNKNRLKVK